A genome region from Deinococcus sp. HSC-46F16 includes the following:
- the ilvA gene encoding threonine ammonia-lyase, biosynthetic, with the protein MTATPEFSPATLTEHDVLRLALTGRVYGAAVQTPLSPAPRLSARMGSMVWLKREDQQPIFSFKLRGAYNKVSALSAAERARGVICASAGNHAQGVAYAAQHLGVRAVIVMPVTTPEIKVRACQARGAEVLLRGDSFSDAEAYAASLGHERGLTPVHPYDDPHVIAGQATVALELLRQLDDPSGASVFVPVGGGGLIAGVAAVLKVLRPDVRVVGVEPDDSDAMARSVRAGRRVRLDQVGLFVDGVAVRQVGEYPFALARRLVDDWVQVTTDEVCAAIKDVYDDTRAVMEPAGALAVAGLKRHVAERGLAGDTLVALTCGANMNFDRLRHVAERAEIGEQREAILAVTIPERPGAFRAFMGVIGPRAVTEFNYRYAPRAEARVFVGVQLAHPGERAALIGALTAQGYPVTDLTGDELAKVHIRHMVGGRAPEAAHERVYSFTFPERPGALLEFLTQLHGRWNISLFHYRNHGSAHGRVLAGLQVPDGELAPFATFLAGVGYPATDMTANAAYRLFLT; encoded by the coding sequence ATGACTGCCACGCCGGAATTCAGCCCCGCCACCCTGACTGAGCACGACGTGCTGCGCCTCGCCCTGACGGGCCGAGTCTACGGGGCAGCCGTGCAGACGCCGCTGAGCCCGGCGCCCCGGCTGAGCGCACGCATGGGGAGCATGGTGTGGCTCAAGCGCGAGGACCAGCAGCCCATCTTCTCGTTCAAGCTGCGCGGGGCCTACAACAAGGTGAGCGCCCTGAGCGCCGCCGAGCGGGCACGCGGCGTGATCTGCGCCTCGGCGGGCAACCACGCGCAGGGGGTGGCCTACGCCGCGCAGCACCTCGGGGTGCGGGCGGTCATCGTGATGCCGGTGACCACCCCCGAGATCAAGGTGCGGGCCTGCCAGGCACGCGGCGCCGAGGTGCTGCTGCGCGGCGACTCCTTCAGCGACGCCGAGGCGTATGCGGCGTCGCTCGGGCACGAGCGCGGCCTGACCCCGGTCCACCCCTACGACGACCCGCACGTGATCGCGGGGCAGGCCACGGTCGCCCTGGAGCTGCTGCGGCAACTCGATGACCCCTCGGGGGCCAGCGTCTTCGTGCCGGTGGGCGGCGGCGGGCTGATCGCGGGGGTGGCGGCGGTGCTGAAGGTGCTGCGGCCGGACGTGCGGGTGGTGGGCGTCGAACCCGACGACTCCGACGCGATGGCCCGCAGCGTGCGGGCGGGGCGGCGGGTCAGGCTCGATCAGGTGGGCCTCTTCGTGGACGGGGTGGCGGTGCGGCAGGTGGGCGAGTACCCCTTCGCGCTGGCCCGGCGGCTGGTGGACGACTGGGTGCAGGTGACCACCGACGAGGTCTGCGCCGCCATCAAGGACGTCTACGACGACACCCGCGCCGTGATGGAGCCTGCCGGGGCGCTCGCGGTGGCGGGCCTGAAGCGGCACGTGGCCGAACGCGGCCTGGCGGGAGACACGCTCGTCGCCCTGACCTGCGGGGCGAACATGAACTTCGACCGCCTGCGCCACGTGGCCGAGCGGGCCGAGATCGGCGAGCAGCGCGAGGCCATCCTCGCGGTGACGATTCCCGAGCGGCCCGGCGCTTTCCGCGCCTTCATGGGGGTGATCGGCCCCCGCGCCGTCACCGAGTTCAACTACCGCTATGCCCCCCGCGCCGAGGCCCGCGTCTTCGTGGGGGTGCAGCTCGCGCACCCCGGCGAGCGGGCGGCGCTGATCGGGGCCCTCACCGCGCAGGGCTACCCGGTCACCGACCTCACGGGCGACGAACTCGCCAAGGTGCATATCCGCCATATGGTGGGCGGCCGCGCCCCCGAGGCCGCCCACGAGCGGGTCTACTCCTTTACCTTTCCCGAGCGCCCCGGCGCCCTGCTGGAATTCCTGACCCAGTTGCACGGGCGCTGGAACATCAGCCTCTTCCACTACCGCAACCACGGCAGCGCCCACGGCCGGGTGCTCGCGGGCCTGCAAGTGCCGGACGGCGAACTGGCCCCCTTCGCCACCTTTCTCGCGGGCGTGGGGTATCCGGCGACGGACATGACGGCGAACGCGGCGTACCGGCTGTTCCTGACCTAG
- a CDS encoding S9 family peptidase — protein MSLPRAAKKPLTHDLHGESRPDDYHWLRTQGKADPEVLGYLEAENVHLDAVMAPLRETQQLIYGELLSHVQEEDDQPPVPEGDWEYYTRTEEGKAHPLFLRRPRAGGEAQLLLDLNALKEREGHANVWVYVTRPSPDGRHWAYLLDTTGQELWELRVLDTATGELAEPPLTGVSGWTLDWSADGRTLFYATEDATQRPARIHWHTLGQPQTADEELWHETDPTFRAWARVAENGETLLLGSSANMADEVAVLDTRDPTARPQVLLPRERGVEVSLTDGGDHWLALTNQGGASEFRLVRLPKGEGVTWADAQDVLPHDPQRYLTGMHLFAGRLLVSGREGGFTRLWVLPRTGEGYGEARRVEFPEASYTVRIGANRIFEATTARILYTSLTRPTEHLDLDLNTLETTLVKATPVPNYDPAEYVAEQVWVDAPDGERVPVSLVRRRDTALPAPTLLYGYGSYGASMDPAFSLGRLPLLDRGWVWAVAHIRGGSELGRRWYDAGRLAHKMNTFTDFIAAGEGLRAAGIAGDLVAMGRSAGGLLMGAVVNLRPDLWKAAFVGVPFVDVLSTMLDDSIPLTTGEYDEWGNPNEPDAYATMREYSPYDNLKPAAYPHLFVSTGLNDPRVAYWEPAKYVARLRDLRQPGSGVLVLKTNLGAGHGGSSSRYDALNEMAEEFAFALAAVGGTLDAGKGGQ, from the coding sequence ATGTCCCTGCCCCGCGCCGCCAAGAAGCCCCTCACCCACGACCTCCACGGCGAATCCCGCCCCGACGACTACCACTGGCTGAGGACCCAGGGCAAGGCCGACCCGGAAGTGCTGGGCTACCTGGAAGCTGAAAACGTCCACCTGGACGCAGTCATGGCGCCCCTGCGGGAGACGCAGCAGCTCATCTATGGGGAACTCCTCTCCCACGTGCAGGAGGAAGACGACCAGCCCCCCGTGCCCGAGGGCGACTGGGAGTACTACACCCGCACCGAGGAGGGCAAGGCGCACCCCCTCTTCCTGCGGCGCCCACGTGCTGGGGGAGAGGCGCAGCTTCTGCTGGACCTCAACGCGCTGAAGGAGCGCGAGGGCCACGCCAACGTCTGGGTGTACGTGACCCGCCCCAGCCCGGACGGACGTCACTGGGCCTACCTGCTGGACACGACCGGGCAGGAGCTGTGGGAACTGCGCGTGCTGGACACGGCGACGGGCGAACTCGCCGAGCCGCCCCTGACCGGCGTGAGCGGCTGGACCCTGGACTGGAGCGCGGACGGCCGTACCCTCTTCTACGCCACCGAGGACGCCACCCAGCGCCCGGCCCGCATTCACTGGCACACCCTGGGCCAGCCCCAGACCGCCGACGAGGAGTTGTGGCACGAGACCGACCCCACCTTCCGCGCCTGGGCGCGTGTGGCCGAGAACGGCGAGACGCTGCTGCTGGGCAGTTCCGCGAACATGGCCGACGAGGTGGCGGTGCTTGACACCCGCGACCCCACCGCCCGGCCCCAGGTTCTGCTGCCCCGCGAACGCGGCGTGGAGGTCAGCCTGACCGACGGCGGCGACCACTGGCTCGCGCTGACGAACCAGGGCGGCGCGTCTGAGTTCCGGCTGGTGCGCCTGCCCAAGGGGGAAGGGGTGACCTGGGCCGACGCGCAGGACGTGCTGCCCCACGACCCCCAGCGCTACCTCACCGGCATGCACCTGTTCGCCGGGCGCCTGCTCGTCTCCGGGCGCGAGGGGGGCTTCACCCGCCTGTGGGTGCTGCCGCGCACCGGGGAGGGCTACGGCGAGGCCCGCCGCGTCGAGTTTCCCGAGGCGAGCTACACTGTCCGCATCGGCGCCAACCGCATTTTTGAGGCCACGACGGCCCGCATCCTCTACACGAGCCTGACCCGCCCCACCGAGCACCTCGACCTCGATCTGAACACGCTGGAAACCACGCTGGTGAAAGCCACGCCCGTGCCGAACTACGACCCGGCCGAGTATGTGGCCGAGCAGGTCTGGGTGGATGCCCCGGATGGCGAGCGGGTGCCCGTCAGCCTGGTGCGCCGCCGCGACACGGCCCTACCCGCGCCCACGCTGCTGTACGGGTACGGCTCCTACGGGGCGTCCATGGACCCGGCCTTCAGCCTGGGGCGGCTCCCGCTGCTCGACCGGGGCTGGGTGTGGGCGGTCGCGCACATCCGGGGCGGTTCGGAACTGGGGCGGCGCTGGTACGACGCCGGACGCCTCGCCCACAAGATGAATACCTTCACCGACTTCATCGCGGCGGGCGAGGGCCTGCGGGCGGCGGGGATCGCGGGCGACCTCGTGGCGATGGGCCGCAGCGCGGGCGGCCTGCTGATGGGCGCCGTGGTCAACCTGCGGCCCGACCTGTGGAAGGCCGCGTTCGTCGGGGTGCCCTTCGTGGACGTGCTCTCCACCATGCTCGACGACTCCATTCCCCTCACCACGGGCGAATACGACGAGTGGGGCAACCCGAATGAGCCGGACGCCTACGCCACCATGCGCGAGTACAGCCCTTACGACAACCTGAAGCCTGCCGCCTACCCCCACCTCTTCGTCTCGACGGGCCTGAACGACCCCCGCGTCGCCTACTGGGAACCCGCGAAGTACGTGGCCCGCCTGCGCGACCTGCGCCAGCCCGGCAGCGGCGTGCTGGTGCTCAAGACCAACCTGGGCGCCGGGCACGGCGGCTCCAGCAGCCGTTACGACGCGCTCAACGAAATGGCCGAGGAATTCGCCTTCGCGCTCGCGGCGGTGGGGGGCACCCTGGACGCCGGGAAGGGCGGGCAATAA
- a CDS encoding asparaginase translates to MTAAQAGQVVFTRGGVDESIHTVHVAVVDGAGEVVAACGAAGLVTFPRSSSKPVQALPLALAVPELPDDELAIACASHTGTPEHLAVVERLLARSGSTVADLRCGTHPPFDPGAAADLIRRNEKPTPLHHNCSGKHAGMLLACVRHGWPREGYAEHGHPLQVRIRELHAELGGVALEAVQAGTDGCSVPAFALPLDATARMFARLAAPQGELTPALERIFAAMTAWPFLIAGPGRLDTTLMPLVPGLAAKMGAEAFYGMALRETPRGPLGVAFKVADGGERARPHVALAVLEALGVSVTPEMRTLAPATLSNWAGRGVGTVEAHVGLTWA, encoded by the coding sequence ATGACAGCAGCGCAGGCCGGGCAGGTCGTCTTCACGCGTGGGGGCGTTGACGAGAGCATCCACACGGTTCACGTCGCGGTGGTGGACGGGGCAGGTGAGGTGGTTGCGGCGTGCGGGGCTGCGGGGTTGGTGACCTTTCCCCGGTCGAGTTCCAAGCCGGTGCAGGCGCTGCCCCTCGCGCTCGCGGTGCCGGAGTTGCCAGACGACGAGCTGGCGATCGCGTGTGCCAGCCACACCGGAACCCCGGAGCATCTGGCGGTCGTGGAGCGGCTGCTGGCGCGGTCGGGCAGCACGGTGGCCGACCTGCGCTGCGGCACGCACCCGCCCTTCGATCCGGGCGCGGCGGCCGACCTGATTCGCCGGAACGAGAAGCCCACCCCGCTGCACCACAACTGCTCGGGCAAACACGCGGGGATGCTGCTGGCGTGCGTCCGGCACGGCTGGCCGCGCGAGGGGTATGCGGAGCACGGGCACCCGCTTCAGGTGCGGATTCGGGAACTGCACGCCGAACTGGGCGGAGTGGCGTTGGAGGCCGTGCAGGCGGGGACCGACGGGTGCAGCGTCCCGGCCTTCGCGCTGCCGCTGGACGCCACCGCGCGGATGTTCGCCCGGCTCGCGGCGCCGCAGGGAGAACTGACCCCGGCGCTGGAACGCATCTTCGCCGCCATGACCGCCTGGCCCTTCCTGATCGCCGGACCCGGACGGCTCGATACGACGCTGATGCCCCTGGTGCCCGGCCTCGCCGCGAAGATGGGCGCGGAGGCGTTCTACGGGATGGCGCTGCGGGAGACTCCGCGCGGCCCGCTGGGCGTGGCCTTCAAGGTCGCGGACGGCGGCGAGCGGGCGCGGCCCCACGTCGCCCTCGCGGTGCTGGAGGCGCTGGGCGTGTCCGTCACCCCAGAGATGCGGACGCTCGCCCCCGCCACGCTGAGCAACTGGGCCGGGCGCGGAGTGGGCACGGTGGAAGCCCACGTCGGGCTGACCTGGGCGTGA
- a CDS encoding serine hydrolase, protein MFRRDPLQTARRELEAVLERDLRPALPLLRAALRRGGVVGAARDGQSAVVGGGDVPRDGVFELASVTKPFTAALAGALVREGRLGWDAPLSRLGGPFRSFPDFVTARALATHTAGLPAHPARVAVTTFTRFQDPYGSMDAPAALASARRWASRRGAGRFGYSNLGAGVLALALAHAAGEDVSAAGYGRALARYVTGPLGLPGVGLTPPARGLVAPTATLLGEGVTGFGPLAGAGGLFGTAGDLLTFGTAHLEGRLGQDWREVLRPPALPPHLDGVAPGWFRRGGVWWHDGVARGTRTALALVPASGTVVTLLVRGGVPLVGLRGVVGAAALALAEPSALGGPPSANSFPR, encoded by the coding sequence ATGTTTCGCCGCGACCCCCTCCAGACGGCCCGGCGCGAGTTGGAGGCCGTGCTGGAGCGCGACCTGCGCCCGGCGCTGCCCCTGCTGCGGGCCGCCCTGCGCCGGGGCGGGGTGGTGGGCGCGGCGCGGGACGGCCAGTCGGCGGTGGTCGGGGGAGGCGACGTTCCCAGGGACGGCGTATTCGAGCTGGCAAGCGTGACCAAGCCCTTCACGGCGGCGCTGGCCGGAGCGCTGGTGCGGGAGGGTCGGCTGGGCTGGGACGCACCCCTCTCGCGGCTGGGTGGTCCCTTCCGGTCCTTTCCCGACTTCGTGACCGCCCGTGCCCTCGCCACCCACACGGCGGGCCTGCCCGCCCACCCCGCGCGGGTGGCCGTGACCACCTTCACCCGCTTTCAGGACCCCTACGGCAGCATGGACGCCCCGGCCGCCCTGGCGAGCGCCCGGCGCTGGGCGAGTCGGAGGGGGGCGGGACGGTTCGGGTACTCGAACCTGGGGGCGGGGGTGCTCGCGCTGGCCCTGGCGCACGCGGCGGGCGAGGACGTGAGTGCGGCGGGCTACGGGCGGGCGCTGGCCCGATACGTGACCGGACCGCTGGGGCTGCCGGGCGTGGGCCTCACCCCCCCGGCACGCGGGCTGGTCGCTCCCACCGCCACGCTGTTGGGCGAAGGGGTCACGGGGTTCGGGCCGCTGGCGGGCGCGGGCGGGCTGTTCGGAACGGCGGGGGACCTGCTGACCTTCGGGACGGCGCATCTGGAGGGCAGGCTGGGCCAGGACTGGCGCGAAGTTCTGCGGCCCCCTGCCCTCCCCCCCCATCTGGACGGCGTGGCCCCCGGCTGGTTCCGGCGCGGGGGCGTATGGTGGCACGACGGGGTGGCGCGGGGCACCCGCACGGCGCTCGCCCTCGTGCCCGCGTCCGGCACGGTGGTCACGTTGCTGGTGCGCGGCGGGGTGCCGCTGGTGGGGCTGCGGGGGGTGGTGGGGGCGGCGGCGCTGGCGCTGGCAGAGCCTTCAGCGCTTGGCGGTCCACCGTCCGCAAACAGTTTTCCTCGCTGA
- the speA gene encoding biosynthetic arginine decarboxylase, producing the protein MTAANPFSTADAAELYQVPNWSGGWFRVSDRGQMEVTPSPGLHAPLRAIVDEIVERGESLPVILRFPQVVAGRVRHLNEAFRKAITEYGYEGHYQGVFPIKVNQRRMVVESVAAAGYEYAHGLEAGSKAELALCLAQRLHPDALLCCNGFKDDGFIKLALWGRTLGKNVVITLEKFSELERVLKQAKALGVKPAIGVRFKLHARGSGQWEESGGDQAKFGLNAYELLRVVERLREEDMLDSLVMLHTHIGSQITDIRRVKVAVREATQTYAGLIAAGAQLKYLNVGGGLGVDYDGSKTTFYASMNYTVGEYAADVVYTVQEVCKAREVPEPTIISESGRALTAHHAVLVMPVVDVTGPTRDLEELAAPNEDSHQIIKDLEEILVNISARNYREMYNDAVGDKQTLHNLFDLGYVTLDDRARGEALFNAILRKIAKLIQGEKYVPDELEDLQKVLADKYICNFSLFQSLPDNWAIQALFPIVPLDRLNERPTRQGTLVDITCDSDGKIEKFIDLRDVKATLPLHEPGGRPYYLGVFLMGAYQDVLGSAHNLFGKVSEAHVTVRPGGKYHIDLFVRGQKARRMIESMGYEEVMLRDSIEDQADAALKVGTLPPGQEQELLEDYGEELLGYTYLEYEEG; encoded by the coding sequence TTGACTGCTGCCAATCCTTTTTCCACCGCCGACGCCGCCGAGCTGTACCAGGTTCCCAACTGGAGCGGCGGCTGGTTTCGCGTCTCCGACCGGGGCCAGATGGAAGTGACCCCCTCGCCGGGCCTGCACGCGCCCCTCCGCGCCATCGTGGACGAGATCGTCGAGCGCGGCGAGAGCCTGCCGGTCATCCTGCGCTTTCCGCAGGTCGTCGCCGGGCGCGTGCGGCACCTCAACGAGGCGTTCCGCAAGGCGATCACCGAGTACGGCTACGAGGGCCACTACCAGGGCGTCTTTCCCATCAAGGTGAACCAGCGCCGCATGGTCGTCGAGTCGGTGGCCGCCGCAGGCTACGAGTACGCGCATGGCCTGGAGGCCGGAAGTAAGGCCGAACTCGCCCTGTGCCTCGCCCAGCGCCTGCACCCTGACGCGCTGCTGTGCTGCAACGGCTTCAAGGACGACGGCTTCATCAAGCTCGCGCTGTGGGGCCGGACTCTGGGCAAGAACGTGGTCATCACGCTGGAAAAGTTCTCCGAGCTGGAGCGGGTGCTCAAGCAGGCCAAGGCGCTGGGCGTCAAGCCCGCCATCGGGGTGCGCTTCAAGCTGCACGCGCGGGGTTCGGGGCAGTGGGAGGAGTCGGGCGGCGACCAGGCCAAGTTCGGCCTGAACGCCTACGAGCTGCTGCGGGTGGTCGAGCGGCTGCGCGAGGAGGACATGCTCGATTCTCTCGTGATGCTGCACACCCACATCGGCAGTCAGATCACCGACATCCGGCGGGTCAAGGTCGCCGTGCGCGAGGCCACCCAGACCTACGCGGGCCTGATCGCCGCCGGGGCACAGCTCAAGTACCTCAACGTGGGCGGCGGCCTGGGCGTGGACTACGACGGCTCCAAGACGACCTTCTACGCCTCCATGAACTACACCGTGGGCGAGTACGCCGCCGACGTGGTGTACACCGTGCAGGAGGTCTGCAAGGCCCGCGAGGTGCCCGAACCCACCATCATCTCGGAGTCGGGCCGGGCCTTGACCGCCCACCACGCGGTCCTGGTGATGCCCGTCGTGGACGTGACTGGCCCCACCCGCGACCTGGAAGAACTCGCCGCCCCCAATGAGGACAGCCACCAGATCATCAAGGACCTCGAGGAGATTCTGGTGAACATCTCGGCTCGCAACTACCGCGAGATGTACAACGACGCGGTGGGCGACAAGCAGACGCTGCACAACCTCTTCGACCTCGGCTACGTGACGCTCGACGACCGGGCACGCGGCGAAGCCCTCTTCAACGCGATCCTCCGCAAGATCGCCAAGCTCATTCAGGGCGAGAAGTACGTCCCCGACGAGCTGGAAGACCTCCAGAAGGTGCTGGCCGACAAGTACATCTGCAACTTCTCGCTGTTCCAGAGCCTGCCGGATAACTGGGCGATTCAGGCACTGTTCCCCATCGTGCCGCTGGACCGGCTGAATGAACGTCCTACCCGGCAGGGCACCCTGGTGGACATCACCTGCGACTCGGACGGCAAGATCGAGAAGTTTATCGACCTGCGCGATGTGAAGGCCACCCTGCCCCTGCACGAACCCGGCGGGCGGCCCTACTACCTCGGTGTGTTCCTGATGGGCGCGTATCAGGACGTGCTGGGGAGTGCCCACAACCTTTTCGGCAAGGTCAGCGAGGCGCACGTGACGGTGCGGCCCGGCGGCAAGTACCACATCGACCTCTTTGTGCGCGGGCAGAAGGCGCGGCGCATGATCGAGTCGATGGGCTACGAGGAAGTCATGCTGCGCGACTCCATCGAGGATCAGGCCGACGCGGCCCTCAAGGTGGGCACCCTGCCCCCCGGCCAGGAACAGGAGCTGCTGGAGGACTACGGCGAGGAGCTGCTGGGCTACACGTATCTGGAGTACGAGGAGGGCTGA
- a CDS encoding FAD-dependent oxidoreductase gives MTGGPGQAGRVWAHVGQPFGEHEYDVVVLGAGRMGTACALYLRRLAPHLRLLLVERGGLPNEEGATILAPGVWTAFDVPPGREAEAQWTHANLFGDPTAKPRPLLRLHAEEGPGRVPTRPMLARFPEAAPLLDPDTLPWAEVDEDASTYRPGAVALACGQTAVREGADLLLNTHACLTPGGVRLDRLTVTNTHEVVTHETHDLRAGVVIVAMGADGPAAAEQDLGIHTAHGRAYRQFPRLNTPSDDWTPALRAGGLTLRPQHGGFTVVPPLHHRDPSGYVPQGGRLTGVPVGVRRETLEDLTRLMDALPPLATGALEIGRSLADVPGAWVALPDGRVDAPPRHEALGEGVHLLLGGPLADTLGLAVAYDLAARVTGVRERPWAS, from the coding sequence ATGACAGGCGGGCCAGGGCAGGCGGGACGGGTGTGGGCGCACGTGGGGCAACCTTTCGGGGAGCACGAGTACGACGTGGTCGTCCTGGGAGCCGGGCGGATGGGCACGGCCTGCGCCCTGTATCTGCGGCGGCTGGCCCCTCATCTGCGCCTGCTGCTCGTCGAGCGCGGCGGCCTCCCCAACGAGGAGGGGGCGACCATCCTCGCGCCGGGGGTGTGGACCGCCTTCGACGTGCCGCCGGGCCGGGAGGCGGAAGCCCAGTGGACCCACGCCAACCTGTTCGGGGACCCGACCGCCAAACCTCGCCCCCTCCTGCGCCTGCACGCGGAGGAAGGCCCCGGCCGCGTGCCCACCCGGCCGATGCTCGCCCGCTTCCCGGAGGCCGCGCCCCTCCTCGACCCGGATACGCTCCCCTGGGCCGAGGTGGACGAGGACGCCTCCACCTATCGCCCCGGCGCGGTGGCGCTGGCCTGCGGGCAGACGGCGGTGCGAGAGGGAGCCGACCTGCTGCTGAACACGCACGCATGCCTGACGCCTGGCGGCGTGCGCCTCGACCGCCTGACCGTCACGAACACCCACGAGGTCGTCACCCACGAGACGCATGACCTCCGCGCCGGGGTCGTGATCGTGGCGATGGGCGCGGATGGCCCAGCCGCCGCCGAGCAGGACCTGGGGATTCACACGGCGCACGGCCGGGCTTACCGCCAGTTTCCGCGCCTGAACACCCCCAGCGACGACTGGACCCCGGCGCTGCGGGCGGGCGGCCTGACCCTGCGCCCGCAGCACGGCGGCTTCACGGTGGTCCCGCCCCTGCACCACCGCGATCCCTCCGGCTACGTGCCGCAGGGCGGGCGGCTGACCGGGGTGCCGGTGGGCGTGCGCCGCGAGACCCTGGAAGACCTCACCCGCCTGATGGACGCCCTGCCCCCCCTGGCGACCGGGGCGCTGGAGATCGGCCGCAGCCTCGCGGACGTGCCCGGCGCGTGGGTGGCCCTGCCGGACGGCCGGGTGGACGCCCCACCCCGCCACGAGGCGCTGGGCGAAGGGGTCCACCTCCTCCTCGGCGGTCCCCTCGCGGACACGCTGGGGCTGGCGGTGGCCTATGACCTCGCGGCGCGGGTGACGGGGGTGAGGGAGCGGCCGTGGGCATCCTGA
- a CDS encoding DUF6624 domain-containing protein, with protein MRTSNCAPVRWTRRRGSPSIHVLREAVAREDWPGRSRVGEDGATAVWLLAPHSPDLAFQKEVLALWRSQPPGEVDPAHAASLYDRICIREGRPQRYGT; from the coding sequence CTGAGGACCAGCAACTGCGCTCCGGTCCGGTGGACGCGGCGGCGTGGCTCGCCTTCGATCCACGTACTGCGGGAGGCTGTGGCGCGGGAAGACTGGCCGGGCCGCTCGCGGGTGGGGGAGGACGGAGCGACGGCGGTCTGGCTGCTCGCGCCACATTCGCCCGACTTGGCCTTTCAAAAGGAGGTGCTGGCGCTGTGGCGCTCCCAGCCCCCCGGCGAGGTGGACCCCGCCCACGCCGCTTCCCTGTACGACCGCATCTGCATCCGTGAGGGCAGGCCGCAGCGCTACGGGACCTAA
- a CDS encoding SpoIID/LytB domain-containing protein, with protein MRVLTFLLALAAPGAAGALDVRVLVASGPQLTVRLPPPPGPGLTAPLAAPPAPAAPSVPWTVGNRGGKLTLGGQDAGSDVLYVPPSPGSLVEIAGQTYRGGVLLRAVSGGVQGINVVDVEDYLRGVVPAEMPASWPAAALAAQAVIARTYVSARINPALPYDTCATESCQVYRGVPAEKVGTDTAIQATAGQVLAYGDKPAQTYFSSDSGGHTASSEEVWGRGIPYLVAQPDPHSADSPRAKWRVEASAAKVQAAAERFRVRVGTVRSVGVTLTSASGRVLEVTLTGSSGTGRLSGLQAGDFVRALGAHSTRVRLGGSVGPGRPLVLEGSGSGHGVGLSQYGALGMARAKADHRRILGFYYPGTTLELLADAPGERGRPVLAAAGVGHAE; from the coding sequence ATGCGCGTGCTGACCTTTCTCTTGGCGCTGGCGGCTCCCGGCGCGGCCGGGGCGCTGGACGTGCGGGTGCTGGTGGCGAGCGGCCCGCAGCTCACCGTGCGGCTGCCGCCCCCGCCGGGACCGGGGCTGACGGCACCCCTGGCGGCCCCCCCCGCTCCCGCCGCGCCCTCGGTGCCCTGGACGGTGGGCAACCGGGGCGGCAAGCTCACGCTGGGCGGGCAGGACGCGGGGAGCGACGTGCTGTACGTGCCGCCGTCGCCGGGCAGCCTGGTGGAGATCGCGGGCCAGACCTACCGGGGCGGCGTGCTGCTGCGGGCGGTGAGCGGCGGCGTGCAGGGCATCAACGTGGTGGACGTGGAGGACTACCTGCGCGGAGTGGTCCCCGCCGAAATGCCCGCGAGCTGGCCCGCCGCCGCGCTCGCCGCGCAGGCGGTGATCGCCCGCACCTACGTCTCGGCCCGCATCAACCCGGCGCTCCCCTACGACACCTGTGCCACCGAAAGCTGTCAGGTCTACCGGGGCGTCCCGGCGGAAAAGGTCGGAACGGACACGGCGATCCAGGCGACCGCCGGGCAGGTCCTCGCGTATGGGGACAAGCCCGCGCAGACGTATTTCTCCAGTGATTCGGGCGGACACACGGCGTCGAGCGAGGAGGTGTGGGGGCGCGGCATCCCCTACCTCGTCGCGCAGCCGGACCCGCACTCGGCGGACAGTCCCCGCGCCAAGTGGCGGGTGGAGGCCAGTGCCGCGAAGGTGCAGGCCGCCGCCGAACGCTTCCGGGTGCGGGTGGGCACCGTGCGCTCGGTGGGGGTGACGCTGACCTCCGCGTCGGGCCGGGTGCTGGAGGTCACGCTGACGGGCAGTTCGGGCACCGGGCGGCTGAGCGGCCTGCAAGCGGGCGACTTCGTGCGGGCGCTGGGAGCGCACAGCACCCGCGTCCGCCTCGGCGGGAGCGTGGGGCCGGGGCGGCCGCTGGTGCTGGAGGGGTCGGGGTCCGGGCACGGGGTGGGCCTCTCGCAGTACGGGGCGCTGGGGATGGCCCGAGCAAAGGCCGACCACCGCCGCATCCTGGGCTTCTACTACCCCGGCACCACGCTGGAACTGCTGGCGGATGCGCCCGGCGAACGGGGCCGCCCGGTGCTCGCGGCGGCGGGGGTGGGCCATGCCGAGTAA